In a genomic window of Parasteatoda tepidariorum isolate YZ-2023 unplaced genomic scaffold, CAS_Ptep_4.0 HiC_scaffold_1370, whole genome shotgun sequence:
- the LOC122272874 gene encoding protein FAM200C-like → MLGEGLSNKIKPLSSNTVSRLIDEMAADVKSKLIKFMREDGAPAMSGRHTRLLAHLKNEVPEVITIDCVIHRQYLAAKKLNGALHDTLQFVISAINKIKANSLNDRLFRELCRENEDFERLPLHTDVRWLSKENCLHRFFEFFDSVTEFLDTTDPVLSESLKQRKLETAYLTDIFEKMCKINVKLQGNKVNIIKARGNISAFIAKFDIYKSNIGRKELMQFPTLRKSSMADIKILEKNLNFY, encoded by the exons TGATGAGATGGCCGCAGACGTTAAAtcaaaactcatcaaatttatgagaGAAG ATGGTGCTCCTGCCATGTCTGGTCGTCATACTCGGCTTCTAGCGCACCTTAAAAATGAAGTACCGGAGGTCATCACCATTGATTGTGTCATTCATCGTCAATATTTGGCTGCAAAAAAGTTGAATGGTGCCCTGCATGACACTTTACAATTCGTTATTTCTGCCATCAATAAAATCAAAGCTAATTCTCTCAATGACCGTTTGTTCCGAGAACTTTGCCGTGAAAATGAAGATTTCGAACGCTTGCCCCTACATACAGATGTGAGATGGCTTTCAAAAGAAAACTGTTTGCATcgttttttcgaattttttgacTCGGTTACTGAGTTTCTCGATACCACTGATCCTGTTTTAAGTGAAAGTTTGAAGCAACGCAAGTTGGAAACTGCGTACCTCacggatatttttgaaaaaatgtgcaaaatcaACGTAAAACTTCAAGGAAATAAAGTGAACATTATCAAGGCTAGGGGAAACATATCTGCATTCATCGCCAAGTTTGATATCTACAAGTCAAATATCGGTCGCAAAGAGCTAATGCAATTTCCAACTCTTAGAAAGAGTTCAATGGCAGATATCAAGATTCtcgaaaaaaatcttaatttttactga
- the LOC122272873 gene encoding SCAN domain-containing protein 3-like translates to MESRFKALMKLEIPDWIFDPFSFEVVDKLTSSLQTELLDLKYTKVVFKKYGYKLARVKLMNTYPQLWKQTEPLLISLPSTYLVDRGFSSVVQLLTKQINGLDICFKGDLRPAFKSDEHKNWHSSFN, encoded by the coding sequence ATGGAATCAAGATTTAAAGCTttgatgaaattagaaattccgGATTGGATTTTCGATCCTTTCTCTTTTGAAGTTGTGGATAAGCTCACTTCCTCTTTGCAGACTGAGCTTTTAGACTTGAAGTATACTAAAGTCGTCTTTAAAAAGTACGGTTACAAGTTAGCTAGGGTAAAGCTTATGAACACTTATCCACAATTGTGGAAACAAACTGAGCCGCTCCTCATCTCGTTACCGTCAACATATTTAGTGGATAGAGGATTTAGTTCTGTCGTCCAGCTCCTCACAAAGCAAATAAATGGGTTGGACATTTGCTTCAAAGGAGACCTGCGACCTGCGTTTAAGTCTGACGAACATAAAAACTGGCATTCAAGCTTTAACTGA